One window of Chamaesiphon minutus PCC 6605 genomic DNA carries:
- a CDS encoding NADP-dependent isocitrate dehydrogenase, which translates to MTAQPSKIVYTFTDEAPALATYSFLPIVQAFTKAANVTIETSDISLAGRIIAAFPERLTAAQQQPDDLAILGELAKTPAANIIKLPNISASTPQLTAAIQELQVQGYDIPDYPAQPQNEVEVEIKARYAKILGSAVNPVLREGNSDRRVAASVKQYAQKNPHRVGKWQQDSKTHVAHMESGDFYGSEQSVVINEAGNVKIELVAADGAVTVLKEKTAVTAGEVIDAAVMSVKALRAFYDREIDAAKSENILLSLHVKATMMKISDPILFGHAVKVYYRDVFAKYADTFVRLGVNPNNGIGDVYAKIQSLPEAEKNEIESDIQAVYHHRAQLAMVNSDKGITNLHVPSDVIIDASMAAAIRTSGKMWGADGQAHDMKAMIPDRSYATMYQECIKFCQEQGAFDVATMGNVANVGLMAQKAEEYGSHDKTFEIPVDGVVRVLASTGATLMEHQVETGDIWRMCQTKDLPVRDWVKLAVSRARATGCPTIFWLDANRAHDANLIVKVNEYLQHHDTTGLDIQILAPVAAMRFTCTQIKAGKNVISVTGNVLRDYLTDLFPILELGTSSKMLSIVPLLAGGGLFETGAGGSAPKHVQQFVTEGHLRWDSLGEFLALAVALEDLGQKTNNPDALILAETLDRANGKYLDNGKSPSAKVHELDNRGSHFYLAMYWAQALAEQGKNPELKAKFGKLAQQLIDLETEIVAELNNSQGKPVDLGGYYHPDTEKAVRAMRSSDVFNSTIESLI; encoded by the coding sequence ATGACAGCTCAACCCTCAAAAATCGTCTATACCTTTACCGATGAAGCTCCAGCTTTGGCAACATATTCTTTCTTGCCGATCGTCCAAGCATTTACCAAAGCTGCTAATGTCACGATCGAGACTAGCGATATTTCCTTGGCTGGGCGGATTATTGCGGCTTTTCCAGAGCGGTTGACAGCAGCACAACAACAACCCGACGATCTCGCAATCTTGGGAGAACTGGCAAAAACACCAGCAGCGAATATTATCAAGTTACCGAATATTAGTGCTTCGACGCCCCAATTGACAGCCGCGATTCAGGAATTACAGGTTCAGGGTTACGATATTCCCGACTATCCAGCACAACCGCAGAATGAAGTAGAAGTAGAGATTAAAGCGCGGTATGCGAAGATTTTAGGGAGTGCGGTGAATCCAGTTTTGCGTGAGGGCAATTCCGACAGACGGGTAGCTGCATCGGTGAAACAATATGCCCAAAAAAATCCCCATCGGGTGGGTAAATGGCAGCAAGATTCTAAAACTCATGTCGCTCACATGGAAAGTGGTGATTTTTATGGGAGCGAGCAGTCGGTAGTTATTAATGAAGCGGGGAATGTCAAAATCGAGCTAGTCGCAGCAGATGGCGCGGTGACGGTGCTAAAAGAGAAAACAGCAGTGACGGCGGGGGAAGTCATCGATGCGGCGGTGATGAGTGTCAAGGCATTGCGAGCTTTCTACGATCGAGAAATAGATGCAGCAAAATCCGAAAATATCCTGCTGTCGCTCCATGTTAAGGCGACGATGATGAAAATTTCCGATCCGATTTTATTCGGGCACGCTGTCAAGGTTTATTATCGAGATGTGTTTGCTAAATATGCCGATACTTTTGTCAGATTGGGTGTAAATCCGAATAATGGGATTGGCGATGTATATGCCAAGATTCAATCTTTACCGGAAGCAGAAAAAAATGAGATCGAGTCTGACATTCAGGCAGTCTATCATCACCGTGCCCAGCTAGCGATGGTAAATTCCGATAAGGGAATTACCAACCTCCACGTTCCTAGCGATGTGATTATTGATGCGTCGATGGCGGCAGCGATTCGTACCTCTGGCAAGATGTGGGGCGCGGATGGGCAAGCGCACGACATGAAAGCGATGATACCCGATCGCTCTTATGCGACGATGTATCAGGAGTGTATCAAATTCTGTCAGGAGCAGGGCGCATTTGATGTCGCGACGATGGGAAATGTCGCCAACGTGGGTTTGATGGCACAGAAAGCCGAGGAATATGGCTCTCACGATAAAACCTTTGAAATTCCAGTTGATGGCGTAGTGCGGGTGCTAGCGTCCACTGGCGCAACGTTAATGGAACATCAGGTAGAAACAGGCGATATCTGGCGGATGTGTCAGACGAAGGATTTACCAGTTCGGGATTGGGTAAAACTGGCCGTAAGTCGCGCCAGAGCGACAGGTTGTCCGACAATTTTCTGGTTAGATGCCAATCGCGCTCACGATGCCAATCTCATCGTCAAGGTGAATGAGTATTTACAGCACCACGACACGACAGGTCTAGATATTCAAATTCTTGCTCCAGTAGCAGCGATGCGGTTTACTTGCACGCAAATTAAGGCGGGTAAAAACGTTATTTCTGTCACGGGGAATGTTTTGCGAGATTATTTAACCGATCTATTCCCAATTTTAGAACTAGGTACGAGTTCCAAGATGCTATCGATCGTGCCTTTACTGGCTGGTGGTGGTTTATTCGAGACGGGAGCGGGTGGTTCCGCGCCCAAACACGTCCAACAGTTCGTCACCGAAGGACATCTCCGCTGGGATTCCTTAGGCGAATTTTTAGCTCTAGCGGTAGCGTTGGAAGATTTGGGACAGAAGACAAATAATCCCGACGCACTAATTTTAGCAGAAACACTCGATCGAGCTAATGGTAAATATTTAGATAATGGCAAATCGCCATCAGCAAAAGTCCATGAATTAGACAATCGTGGCAGTCATTTTTATCTCGCCATGTATTGGGCGCAAGCGTTGGCAGAGCAGGGTAAAAATCCAGAACTCAAGGCGAAATTTGGAAAGTTAGCGCAGCAATTAATCGATCTCGAAACGGAAATTGTAGCTGAGTTAAATAATTCGCAGGGTAAACCTGTCGATCTTGGTGGTTACTATCATCCTGACACAGAGAAAGCAGTTCGAGCAATGCGATCGAGTGATGTGTTTAATAGCACAATCGAGTCTTTGATTTAG
- a CDS encoding phosphomannomutase/phosphoglucomutase — MAIVQDFNWNKLQNGSDIRGIALEGIPDEHVNLTPAVAKILGQAFVTWLCGKVNKPSTQLIVAVGRDSRLSGPAIMQATLDGITDLGSEAYDFEMASTPAMFMSTITSGFECDGAIMLTASHLPFNRNGLKFFTAQGGLEKKDISDILQLAASNNFEIAAAKGAISQRDFMSVYANQFVEQIRQAVNHPTNFDQPLSGLKIIVDAGNGAGGFYADRVLQPLGADTTGSQFLEPDGNFPNHVPNPEDPTAMAAICQAVIEHQADFGIIFDTDVDRSAAVDSMGKELNRNRLIGLISAIVLQEHPGSTIVTDSITSDGLTQFIQQDLGGIHHRFKRGYKNVINESIRLNQDGKESWVAIETSGHAAMKENHFLDDGAYLVSKLLVELAKCNLAGKSLTDLIANLQEPVESKELRIKITTADFQAYGNEVIDRMQTFVASQSDWKIVPNNYEGVRVACTSESEDGWFLLRLSLHDPVIPVNIESNIAGGVDRIKQRLLAFLKTQESLDLAAFGA, encoded by the coding sequence ATGGCGATCGTGCAAGATTTTAACTGGAACAAGCTGCAAAATGGCTCTGATATTCGCGGAATTGCCCTCGAAGGCATCCCAGACGAACATGTCAATCTCACCCCCGCAGTCGCCAAAATCCTGGGACAAGCGTTTGTGACGTGGCTCTGTGGGAAGGTAAATAAACCCAGTACGCAACTAATCGTAGCAGTAGGACGCGACAGCCGCTTATCGGGGCCAGCAATTATGCAAGCCACGCTCGATGGCATTACCGATCTCGGTTCTGAGGCTTATGATTTTGAGATGGCTTCGACGCCTGCGATGTTTATGAGTACGATTACGTCTGGATTTGAGTGCGACGGCGCGATTATGCTCACTGCCAGTCATTTACCATTCAATCGAAATGGATTAAAGTTTTTTACCGCGCAAGGTGGTTTAGAAAAAAAAGATATTAGCGATATTTTGCAGTTAGCGGCTAGCAATAATTTTGAAATTGCCGCAGCAAAAGGGGCAATTTCTCAACGCGATTTTATGTCAGTATATGCTAACCAATTTGTCGAGCAAATTCGGCAAGCTGTCAATCATCCTACTAATTTTGACCAACCATTATCGGGACTAAAAATTATCGTCGATGCGGGTAATGGTGCGGGCGGTTTTTATGCCGATCGCGTGTTGCAGCCATTAGGTGCAGATACGACTGGGAGCCAGTTTCTAGAGCCAGATGGCAATTTTCCCAATCATGTTCCCAACCCCGAAGATCCGACAGCAATGGCGGCAATTTGTCAAGCTGTTATCGAGCATCAAGCTGATTTTGGAATAATTTTCGATACGGATGTCGATCGATCGGCGGCGGTAGATAGTATGGGTAAAGAACTCAATCGCAATCGTTTAATTGGACTGATTAGCGCGATCGTTTTACAAGAACATCCAGGTTCGACAATTGTCACTGATTCGATTACATCCGATGGTTTGACACAATTTATCCAGCAGGATTTGGGTGGCATTCACCATCGCTTCAAACGCGGTTATAAAAATGTAATTAATGAGTCGATTCGACTGAATCAAGACGGTAAAGAATCATGGGTAGCGATCGAAACTTCGGGACATGCCGCCATGAAGGAAAATCACTTTCTCGATGATGGTGCTTATTTAGTTAGTAAATTATTAGTCGAACTCGCTAAGTGTAACTTGGCTGGCAAATCGTTAACCGATTTAATTGCCAATCTCCAAGAACCAGTCGAGAGTAAGGAGTTGAGAATCAAGATTACTACCGCTGATTTTCAAGCCTATGGAAATGAAGTAATCGATCGAATGCAAACATTTGTAGCGAGTCAATCCGACTGGAAAATCGTCCCTAATAATTATGAAGGGGTGCGGGTTGCTTGTACGTCTGAAAGTGAAGATGGTTGGTTCTTATTACGATTATCTCTGCACGATCCGGTGATTCCTGTAAATATTGAGTCGAATATAGCAGGTGGTGTCGATCGTATCAAGCAGCGACTCTTAGCGTTTTTAAAAACTCAGGAATCACTGGATTTAGCTGCCTTCGGAGCTTAA
- a CDS encoding clan AA aspartic protease, translated as MIQGKVINGRPSVQVVFLLPGQPNFGIDFVVDTGFNDYLTLPPQAISAMNLPLYSSVAVRLADNSESLLPIHIATILWDGEEKLVPVLATGLKPLLGTSLLQGFRLEIDFDVNGVVSIYKI; from the coding sequence GTGATTCAAGGTAAAGTTATCAATGGAAGACCGAGCGTGCAGGTAGTGTTTTTATTACCAGGACAACCTAATTTCGGGATAGATTTTGTGGTCGATACTGGCTTCAATGACTATCTTACCTTGCCACCCCAAGCAATCAGTGCGATGAATTTGCCACTATATTCGAGTGTAGCTGTCCGGTTAGCCGATAATAGTGAGTCCTTATTACCGATCCACATAGCAACTATTTTGTGGGATGGGGAAGAAAAATTAGTCCCAGTTTTAGCTACTGGATTAAAGCCACTTTTAGGCACAAGCTTGTTGCAAGGATTTCGGTTAGAAATTGATTTTGATGTGAATGGAGTAGTTTCAATATATAAAATTTAG